The proteins below are encoded in one region of Patescibacteria group bacterium:
- a CDS encoding type IV secretion system DNA-binding domain-containing protein, with amino-acid sequence MNENEITILGETNFRNKRTKFGIKMEDRRQHVYVVGKTGTGKSELLKNMAIQDIQNGHGVAIVDPHGDFAETMLDFVPSNRVNDVIYFNPADLEYPITFNIMENVEPEYRHLVVSGLMGVFKKIWPDVWSARMEYILRNAILSLLEYPGSTLLGVNRLLADKDYRQKVLGKVTDPSVKAFWTNEFAKYPDRFREEAVAPIQNKIGQFISTPLIRNIIGQVKSSIDMREIMDQGKILIVNLSKGRVGEDVSQLLGALVITKLQLAAMSRVDISEYERKDFYLYVDEFQTFATDAFATILSEARKYHLCLTLAHQYVAQLDSMGDKGKNTKVRDAIFGNVGTLITFRVGADDAEFLEREFLPVFIADDLVNLTKYTIYLKLMIDGVASRAFSAQTIPPFLIPEKSFEDKIIKLSRERYTISRKAVEEKISRWSEATETEEEAKKFEAVCSDCGKKTKVAFKPDGVRPVYCSSCLQKEREKKPNVQLIKKQKPEIDLAGVREAIKKAVEYKKEEK; translated from the coding sequence ATGAACGAAAATGAGATAACAATTTTAGGCGAGACCAATTTTCGCAACAAGCGGACCAAATTTGGAATAAAGATGGAAGACAGACGCCAGCACGTATATGTAGTTGGAAAAACTGGCACAGGCAAATCAGAACTTCTGAAAAATATGGCAATTCAAGATATCCAAAATGGGCATGGCGTGGCAATTGTTGATCCGCATGGAGATTTTGCTGAAACAATGCTTGATTTTGTTCCGTCTAACAGGGTAAATGACGTAATTTATTTCAATCCAGCTGATTTAGAATATCCTATTACTTTTAATATTATGGAGAATGTTGAGCCAGAATATCGCCATTTGGTTGTTTCTGGTTTAATGGGGGTATTTAAGAAAATCTGGCCTGATGTTTGGAGCGCAAGGATGGAATATATTTTAAGAAATGCGATTTTATCATTACTGGAATATCCCGGCTCAACTCTTTTGGGTGTTAATCGTCTTTTAGCTGACAAGGATTATCGCCAGAAAGTGCTTGGAAAAGTTACTGATCCCAGCGTAAAAGCGTTTTGGACAAATGAATTTGCCAAGTATCCTGACCGATTCAGGGAAGAAGCAGTAGCGCCGATTCAAAACAAAATAGGACAGTTTATTTCTACCCCCTTAATTAGAAATATTATTGGACAGGTTAAATCGTCAATTGACATGCGCGAAATAATGGACCAAGGGAAAATTTTAATTGTTAATCTTTCAAAAGGAAGAGTAGGTGAGGATGTCAGTCAATTATTGGGAGCCCTGGTAATAACTAAGTTGCAGCTTGCAGCTATGAGCAGGGTAGATATATCTGAATACGAAAGAAAGGATTTTTATCTTTATGTTGATGAGTTTCAGACATTTGCCACAGATGCTTTTGCAACCATTCTTTCTGAAGCGAGAAAATACCATCTCTGTCTGACTTTGGCCCATCAATATGTTGCCCAATTGGACTCCATGGGAGACAAAGGCAAGAATACTAAAGTAAGAGATGCGATTTTCGGTAATGTCGGAACCCTGATTACTTTTCGTGTTGGCGCAGATGATGCCGAGTTTTTGGAAAGGGAATTTCTGCCAGTGTTTATTGCCGATGATTTAGTTAATCTGACCAAATATACTATTTATTTAAAACTAATGATTGACGGCGTTGCTTCTCGGGCTTTCAGCGCTCAGACCATACCTCCGTTTCTAATTCCTGAAAAATCTTTTGAGGATAAAATTATCAAGCTCTCCCGCGAAAGATATACTATATCGCGAAAAGCAGTAGAGGAGAAAATTTCCAGATGGAGTGAGGCAACTGAAACAGAAGAAGAAGCGAAAAAATTTGAGGCAGTTTGTTCTGATTGTGGTAAAAAGACCAAAGTTGCTTTCAAGCCGGACGGGGTAAGGCCGGTCTATTGTTCATCCTGTTTACAAAAAGAAAGAGAGAAAAAACCAAATGTTCAGCTAATTAAAAAGCAAAAACCGGAAATTGATCTTGCTGGCGTCCGCGAAGCAATCAAAAAAGCAGTAGAGTATAAAAAAGAGGAAAAATAA
- a CDS encoding lysine--tRNA ligase, with protein MDNLEEIKKIRIQKLENLEKAGINAYPAEVLRTHTNKEAIDEFEKLANKKITLVGRVRSIREHGGSTFCHIEDGSAQIQVYFKKDEVNEKQYKLFLENTDIGDFIQVSGKLFLTKKGEKTLLVSCWKILTKSLLPLPSEWYGLEDVEERFRKRYLDLMMNREVKDKFIKRSEIIRKIREFLNENGFLEVETPMLQTMAGGAKARPFETHLNALDMDLYLRIAPELYLKRLLVGGFEKVYELGRNFRNEGMDREHNPEFTMLEFYAAYWDYNKMMDFTEKLLGSLDKKIFGKRFKKVEYSKAVGNKDEKEVFAKIKEPCFIINHPIEISPLAKKLDFKKAARFQLIVNGLEIANGFSELNDPFDQTERFKAQEIERREGSLEAHQYDKDFIEALEYGMPPAAGIGIGIDRLAVLLTNSKTVREIILFPTMKPKNEQ; from the coding sequence ATGGATAATTTGGAAGAAATAAAGAAAATTAGAATACAAAAACTGGAAAATTTGGAAAAAGCTGGAATTAATGCGTATCCGGCCGAAGTTTTGCGTACGCATACGAACAAGGAGGCGATAGATGAATTTGAAAAACTGGCAAACAAAAAAATAACCCTGGTTGGCAGGGTGCGTTCAATTAGGGAGCATGGTGGTTCGACTTTTTGCCATATTGAAGATGGTTCTGCACAGATTCAAGTTTATTTTAAAAAAGATGAAGTCAACGAAAAGCAATATAAGTTATTTTTGGAAAACACGGATATCGGCGATTTCATCCAGGTTTCTGGTAAATTGTTTTTAACAAAGAAAGGTGAGAAAACCTTATTAGTTTCATGTTGGAAAATTTTAACCAAATCATTATTGCCATTGCCGAGCGAATGGTATGGATTAGAAGATGTTGAAGAAAGATTCAGAAAAAGATATTTGGATTTGATGATGAATAGGGAAGTTAAAGATAAATTCATAAAGCGCTCGGAGATTATCAGAAAAATCAGGGAGTTTTTGAATGAAAACGGATTTTTGGAAGTTGAAACTCCCATGCTGCAAACAATGGCTGGTGGAGCAAAGGCCAGGCCGTTCGAAACGCATCTTAATGCCCTGGATATGGATTTGTATTTAAGGATTGCGCCGGAATTATATTTAAAAAGATTATTAGTCGGCGGATTTGAAAAGGTTTATGAGTTGGGCAGAAATTTCAGAAATGAAGGCATGGACAGGGAGCATAATCCGGAATTCACTATGTTGGAATTTTATGCAGCTTATTGGGATTACAATAAAATGATGGATTTTACGGAAAAATTATTGGGTTCATTAGATAAGAAGATTTTCGGAAAAAGGTTTAAAAAAGTGGAATACAGCAAAGCTGTCGGAAATAAGGATGAAAAAGAGGTTTTTGCAAAAATTAAAGAACCGTGTTTTATCATTAATCATCCCATAGAAATTTCGCCTTTGGCGAAAAAACTGGACTTTAAAAAAGCCGCGCGCTTCCAATTAATTGTTAATGGATTGGAAATTGCCAATGGATTTTCCGAATTAAATGACCCATTTGACCAAACAGAGAGATTTAAAGCGCAGGAAATAGAGAGAAGAGAAGGCAGTTTGGAAGCGCACCAGTATGATAAGGATTTTATTGAAGCATTGGAATACGGTATGCCGCCAGCCGCAGGAATTGGCATTGGCATAGACCGCTTGGCAGTCTTATTAACTAATTCAAAAACAGTGCGGGAAATAATTTTATTCCCGACAATGAAGCCGAAAAATGAACAATAA
- the serS gene encoding serine--tRNA ligase — translation MIDVKLLRENPEKVRKACVNKGAKIDIDKVLELDKKKRELIQEIEKLTAEQRKMGKDQIGEAKELKNKIKELEPELKKVELNFNILFSQIPNLSLDDVPIGKDESENKIIGEVGKKPKFGFQPKDYLEIAEKLDIIDVKRAAKVSGSRFGYLKGGAALLEFGLVGLALKVLKREGFIPVIPPVMIKPEMAKGMGYIEQTNSEEAYYINSDNLYLVGTSEQSLGAMHADEVFNENELPKRYVGFSTCFRREAGSYGKDTKGILRVHQFDKVEMFSFCKSEDSIKEHKFLLSLEEKLMNLLKIPYRVVQMCTGDLGHPAVAKYDIEAWMPGQNKYRETHSTSNCTDFQARRLNIKYKTKNGLEFAHTLNGTAFAIGRTLIAIIENYQQKDGSIKIPKALRKYTGIKCITTK, via the coding sequence ATGATTGATGTTAAATTATTACGAGAAAATCCGGAAAAAGTGAGAAAGGCCTGCGTAAACAAAGGCGCTAAAATTGATATTGATAAAGTTCTGGAATTAGACAAAAAGAAAAGGGAATTAATTCAGGAAATTGAAAAACTGACAGCTGAGCAGAGAAAAATGGGTAAAGATCAAATAGGAGAGGCGAAAGAACTAAAAAATAAAATCAAGGAGCTGGAACCAGAATTGAAAAAAGTAGAGCTAAATTTCAATATATTATTTTCACAAATCCCGAATCTGTCATTAGATGATGTGCCAATTGGAAAAGATGAATCGGAAAATAAAATTATTGGAGAAGTAGGTAAAAAGCCAAAATTTGGTTTTCAACCTAAAGATTATTTAGAAATCGCAGAGAAATTGGATATTATTGATGTAAAACGAGCAGCCAAAGTTTCGGGTTCGCGCTTTGGTTATCTGAAGGGCGGGGCAGCACTCTTGGAATTCGGATTAGTTGGTTTGGCCTTAAAAGTTCTTAAAAGGGAAGGATTTATTCCAGTTATCCCGCCAGTAATGATAAAGCCGGAAATGGCCAAAGGTATGGGTTATATAGAGCAAACGAATAGTGAGGAAGCATATTATATCAATAGCGACAATCTATATCTTGTAGGCACATCAGAACAATCATTGGGCGCAATGCACGCGGACGAAGTTTTTAATGAAAATGAATTGCCAAAAAGATATGTTGGTTTTTCAACCTGTTTTAGAAGAGAAGCAGGTTCTTATGGCAAGGATACAAAAGGGATTTTAAGAGTTCATCAATTTGATAAGGTTGAAATGTTTAGTTTTTGCAAGTCAGAGGATTCAATAAAAGAACACAAATTTCTGTTGTCTTTGGAGGAAAAACTGATGAACCTTTTAAAAATACCTTACCGTGTTGTGCAAATGTGCACAGGAGATTTAGGCCATCCAGCTGTAGCTAAATATGACATCGAGGCATGGATGCCTGGCCAGAATAAATACAGAGAAACGCATTCCACCTCAAATTGCACTGATTTTCAGGCGCGAAGATTAAACATTAAATATAAAACAAAAAACGGATTGGAATTTGCTCACACCTTAAATGGCACGGCTTTTGCAATCGGTAGAACATTAATTGCGATTATTGAAAATTATCAGCAAAAAGACGGAAGCATTAAAATCCCAAAAGCTTTAAGAAAATATACCGGAATAAAATGTATCACTACAAAATAA
- a CDS encoding glycosyltransferase family 39 protein has protein sequence MKKLAPILSIVLVLLMLVLATISQKQESAIMDEVAHTPAGYSYLTQKDMRLNPEHPPLLKDLSAIPALFMNDINFPKDLKSWTSEVNSQWDFGFKFLYESNNNADKIIFWSRIPMLLLLILLGFFIYRWTKELYGKLSALLAVFLFSFSPTFLAHGRYVTTDVGAAFAFFFASYFFIKYLKNQNGKNLFWAGIAFGIAQLIKFSLILLVPYFGILILIWVYIKWRENRQFWKTFFHYIFRFALIMIIGYILVYPVYLFHTYNYPQEKQISDTTFIASQFPVKPIGDLTIWMSKQPILRPYAQYALGLFMVFQRATGGNTTYFLGDVTNKGWKSYFPIVYAIKEPLVLHILTIIALLFLAWQTKFRKTRLPARQVENFLKNHFTEIAMLIFLAIYWGASITSNLNIGIRHILPTFPFVYILVSGQIKKLFNQIHNKKRVFITCCLLLGTLLAWYAFSSLSIYPYYLTYFNELIGGAKNGYIYVTDSNLDWGQDLKRLAEWVEKNNIQKIKIDYFGGANAKYYLGDKAEEWHADYDPQKAKNSWLAVSATFLQQNRAIATKGFEIRTDYYVWLNKYEPVTIIGNSIFVYYIP, from the coding sequence ATGAAAAAATTAGCGCCAATTTTATCTATAGTTTTGGTTTTATTAATGCTGGTCCTGGCAACTATCAGCCAAAAACAGGAATCAGCGATTATGGACGAAGTTGCCCACACTCCTGCGGGCTATTCTTATTTAACCCAAAAAGATATGCGTTTGAATCCGGAACACCCGCCTTTATTGAAGGATTTATCAGCCATTCCCGCGCTTTTTATGAATGATATCAACTTTCCGAAAGATTTAAAATCCTGGACAAGCGAAGTAAACAGTCAGTGGGATTTCGGGTTTAAATTTCTATACGAATCTAATAACAACGCTGATAAAATTATTTTCTGGTCCAGAATTCCAATGCTTCTACTACTGATTCTTTTGGGTTTTTTCATTTATCGTTGGACAAAAGAATTGTACGGAAAACTTTCTGCTTTGCTTGCGGTTTTCCTTTTTTCTTTTTCTCCAACATTCCTAGCGCACGGTCGTTATGTTACTACTGATGTCGGCGCTGCTTTCGCATTTTTCTTTGCCTCTTATTTCTTCATAAAATATTTGAAGAACCAAAACGGGAAAAATCTGTTTTGGGCAGGAATAGCTTTTGGCATTGCCCAGCTTATAAAATTCTCTTTGATTTTGCTTGTCCCCTATTTTGGAATCTTGATTCTGATTTGGGTCTATATCAAATGGCGGGAAAATAGACAATTCTGGAAAACATTTTTTCATTATATTTTTAGATTCGCCCTGATTATGATTATCGGCTATATTCTTGTTTATCCTGTTTATCTGTTCCATACTTATAATTACCCGCAAGAAAAACAAATTTCCGACACAACTTTTATTGCTTCGCAATTTCCAGTAAAACCAATCGGCGACCTGACAATTTGGATGTCTAAACAGCCGATTTTGAGGCCGTATGCCCAGTATGCCCTAGGATTGTTCATGGTTTTCCAAAGAGCAACTGGCGGAAATACTACTTATTTCCTGGGAGATGTAACCAATAAGGGTTGGAAGAGTTATTTCCCTATTGTATATGCCATAAAGGAACCATTAGTGCTACACATATTAACCATTATTGCTCTTTTGTTCCTGGCTTGGCAAACTAAGTTCCGTAAAACCCGCCTGCCAGCGAGGCAAGTTGAAAATTTTCTGAAAAACCATTTTACAGAAATTGCAATGCTGATTTTTCTAGCCATATATTGGGGCGCAAGTATTACCAGCAATTTAAATATCGGCATACGTCATATTCTCCCTACATTTCCATTTGTTTATATTCTTGTTTCTGGCCAGATAAAAAAATTATTCAATCAAATCCATAATAAAAAAAGAGTTTTTATTACTTGTTGCCTGCTACTCGGAACTTTATTGGCATGGTATGCGTTTTCATCCTTATCAATCTATCCTTATTACCTCACTTATTTTAACGAATTAATTGGCGGCGCTAAAAACGGTTATATATATGTAACCGACTCCAATCTCGACTGGGGCCAGGATTTAAAACGTCTGGCAGAATGGGTTGAGAAAAATAACATCCAGAAAATTAAAATCGATTATTTCGGCGGGGCAAATGCGAAATATTATTTAGGAGACAAAGCTGAAGAATGGCATGCGGATTATGATCCGCAAAAAGCAAAAAACAGCTGGTTAGCTGTTTCCGCAACTTTTCTGCAGCAGAATCGCGCCATAGCGACAAAAGGATTTGAAATAAGAACTGACTACTATGTCTGGCTCAATAAGTACGAACCAGTAACAATTATCGGCAATTCAATTTTTGTATATTATATTCCGTAA
- a CDS encoding type IV secretion system DNA-binding domain-containing protein, translated as METMQFIYIVSGLIVLLIGGLAFILLVERSRGRGLIVRALNMSLFLIKIPRETKEDLSSEEKKNRIAVMEQFLSNLGSLRERGSKIQFSYGQPYIVLEMAVPFSGTEISFYLAAPRKYETFLEKQVYGFYPKAIVQKVEDYNIFNPQGACAGGFLKLEKNSILPIKTYKDLEIDPLENISTALSKIEETGEGGALQIVLKPSLKNWDKFGLSIIRKMNRGQSFNDAIKGKEIKKPKKDEPQQVQPQVTPDAQETIKSLQSKISKTGFEVNIRLLFSGKTQERSEELLSHMEGSFYQFGAPNLNSLRLGKMKKNGLKKLCFYFSFRVFSKKQKMILNSEEVASIFHFPLTSLSSPKMKWLKAKESVPPINIPKEGVLLGKNIFRGEETEIRMAENDRRRHFYVIGQTGTGKTKLMINMIKQDIINGKGVCFIDPHGSDVDDILGMIPPERAEDVIYFNPGDIERPMGLNMLEYDPKFPEQKTFLANEMINIFKKIFPEAPEGMGPVFQQYMRGALLLVMDDPESGATLLEVPKVLADAEFRKYKLSKTNNIVVKDFWEKEAEKAGGEASLANIVPYITSKTNIFLANDIMRPILCQQKSSFDFRKIMDEKKIFLANLSKGKMGDLNSYLLGLIIVGKFLMGAFSRVDTPEDQRPDFYLYIDEFQNFTTDSISTILAEARKYKLNLIIAHQFIGQLEDKIKDAVFGNVGSMAVFRVGANDAEFLVKQFEPVFSAQDLLNIDNFNAYLKLLINNTTSVPFNIKCNLPAKGDSRIAMKIKELSRMKYGREKTIVDKEIFERSKIKTDNTPGADVLSEEINLK; from the coding sequence ATGGAGACAATGCAATTTATTTATATTGTCAGCGGATTGATTGTACTTCTAATCGGCGGATTGGCGTTTATTTTGTTAGTTGAAAGATCGAGGGGCAGGGGATTAATTGTCAGGGCTTTGAATATGAGTTTGTTTTTAATCAAGATACCCAGAGAGACAAAAGAGGACTTGTCATCTGAAGAAAAGAAAAACAGGATTGCTGTAATGGAGCAATTTTTATCAAATTTGGGCTCTTTGAGGGAAAGGGGCTCAAAAATTCAGTTTTCCTATGGCCAGCCGTATATTGTTTTGGAGATGGCTGTTCCATTTTCTGGCACAGAAATTTCTTTTTATCTCGCGGCTCCCAGGAAATACGAAACATTTCTGGAAAAACAAGTTTACGGATTTTATCCAAAAGCCATTGTACAAAAGGTTGAAGATTACAATATTTTCAATCCCCAAGGGGCTTGCGCCGGCGGATTTTTAAAGCTGGAGAAAAACAGTATTTTGCCGATTAAAACTTATAAAGATTTAGAAATTGACCCATTGGAAAACATTTCTACTGCATTGAGCAAGATAGAAGAAACCGGCGAGGGCGGGGCATTACAGATTGTTTTAAAGCCATCTCTGAAAAACTGGGATAAATTCGGATTGTCTATAATCAGAAAAATGAATCGGGGCCAAAGTTTTAATGACGCCATAAAAGGTAAAGAAATAAAAAAGCCCAAAAAAGACGAACCACAGCAAGTTCAACCGCAAGTTACTCCTGATGCCCAGGAAACAATAAAATCTTTGCAATCCAAAATATCAAAAACCGGATTTGAGGTGAATATCCGGCTTTTATTTTCAGGAAAAACACAGGAAAGGTCAGAAGAGCTTTTATCCCATATGGAAGGTTCTTTTTATCAATTCGGCGCGCCTAATCTTAATTCTTTGAGATTGGGAAAGATGAAAAAAAATGGGCTGAAAAAACTTTGCTTCTACTTCTCATTCAGAGTATTTAGTAAAAAACAAAAAATGATTTTAAATAGTGAGGAGGTCGCAAGTATTTTCCATTTTCCATTAACTTCGCTTAGTTCTCCCAAAATGAAATGGCTGAAAGCCAAGGAATCAGTTCCGCCGATAAATATTCCCAAAGAAGGCGTATTGCTCGGCAAGAATATTTTTAGGGGCGAGGAAACTGAAATCAGAATGGCTGAAAATGACAGGCGTAGGCATTTTTACGTTATTGGGCAAACTGGAACAGGCAAGACAAAATTAATGATTAATATGATTAAGCAGGATATTATTAATGGCAAAGGAGTTTGTTTTATTGATCCGCATGGTTCAGATGTTGATGATATTTTGGGAATGATTCCGCCAGAAAGAGCAGAAGATGTTATTTATTTTAATCCAGGAGACATTGAAAGGCCAATGGGTTTAAATATGCTTGAATATGACCCGAAATTTCCAGAACAAAAAACTTTTCTTGCTAATGAAATGATAAATATTTTCAAGAAAATATTTCCTGAAGCGCCAGAAGGAATGGGTCCTGTGTTTCAGCAATATATGAGAGGCGCGTTATTATTGGTTATGGATGACCCAGAATCAGGAGCAACGCTTTTAGAGGTTCCCAAGGTTTTGGCTGATGCAGAATTCAGAAAATACAAGCTTTCAAAAACAAACAATATTGTAGTTAAAGATTTTTGGGAAAAGGAAGCTGAAAAGGCAGGAGGAGAGGCCTCGTTGGCAAACATTGTTCCTTATATCACTTCCAAAACAAATATATTTTTAGCAAATGATATTATGCGCCCTATTTTGTGCCAGCAGAAAAGCTCTTTTGATTTCAGAAAAATAATGGACGAAAAGAAAATTTTCTTAGCCAACCTATCAAAAGGCAAGATGGGAGATTTAAATAGTTATCTATTAGGTTTGATTATTGTTGGGAAGTTTTTAATGGGAGCTTTTTCCAGAGTAGATACCCCAGAAGATCAAAGGCCTGATTTTTATCTTTATATTGATGAATTTCAGAATTTTACAACAGACAGTATTTCAACAATTTTAGCTGAAGCAAGAAAATATAAATTAAATTTAATTATAGCTCATCAATTCATTGGGCAATTAGAAGATAAAATTAAAGATGCAGTATTTGGAAATGTCGGTAGTATGGCTGTTTTTAGGGTTGGAGCCAATGATGCAGAGTTCTTAGTAAAACAATTTGAGCCGGTTTTTAGCGCACAAGATTTATTAAATATTGATAATTTCAATGCTTACTTGAAGCTTTTGATAAATAATACGACCAGCGTGCCATTCAATATTAAATGCAATCTTCCGGCAAAGGGAGATTCTCGAATTGCAATGAAAATTAAAGAACTTTCACGTATGAAATATGGACGCGAAAAAACAATTGTGGATAAAGAAATTTTTGAAAGATCTAAAATTAAAACGGACAATACTCCTGGCGCTGATGTTTTATCAGAAGAAATAAATTTAAAATAA
- a CDS encoding GtrA family protein, which produces MKKNDIIAVLFLGEIVAWLILAVAKGILNPDLYDKIHGLITIILPIIFPIACLIFLYLASIISKKIKVAYEVAKFILVGGLNTLVDWGVLSFLIFAFKRSGINSDKVLFEVFSITIILFTLLKATSFIIATINSYIWNKLWTFKKKTTEKLGREFIQFITVSIIGFLINVGIASSIFKFIPAMGGLNIEQWAIIAAAIASAISMTWNFVGYKFIVFNKKDGGTSDLSQI; this is translated from the coding sequence ATGAAAAAAAACGATATTATCGCGGTTTTATTTTTGGGCGAAATTGTTGCCTGGTTGATTCTGGCAGTGGCCAAGGGAATTTTGAATCCGGATTTGTACGATAAGATTCACGGATTAATAACTATAATCTTGCCGATAATTTTTCCGATTGCGTGTTTGATTTTTCTTTATTTGGCAAGTATAATCAGCAAAAAGATTAAAGTTGCTTATGAGGTGGCAAAATTTATTTTGGTTGGCGGATTGAATACTTTGGTTGATTGGGGAGTATTAAGTTTTCTTATTTTTGCCTTTAAGCGCTCCGGTATTAATTCGGATAAGGTCCTGTTTGAAGTTTTCTCTATAACAATTATTCTTTTTACTTTATTAAAGGCGACCTCATTTATTATTGCCACTATTAATAGCTATATTTGGAATAAACTCTGGACATTTAAAAAGAAAACTACAGAAAAATTAGGCAGAGAATTTATACAATTTATAACTGTTTCGATTATTGGTTTTTTAATTAATGTCGGAATTGCTTCGTCTATTTTTAAATTCATTCCTGCAATGGGGGGATTGAATATAGAGCAGTGGGCTATTATTGCTGCAGCGATTGCTTCGGCAATCTCAATGACGTGGAATTTTGTAGGTTATAAATTTATCGTATTTAACAAAAAAGATGGCGGAACTAGTGATTTATCGCAAATATAG
- the dnaX gene encoding DNA polymerase III subunit gamma/tau has translation MAELVIYRKYRPQKFSEVIGQDHVIKTLTSALNGNKVAHAYLFAGPRGTGKTTVARLLAKAVNCQDNFSFEPCNKCESCLEIMENRAMDLIEIDAASNRGIDEVRELRERIRFAPSRGKYKVFVIDEAHQLTPAAFNALLKTLEEPPAHAIFILATTEAHKMLPTILSRVQRFDFRKLSLLNVIKKLEMVAKKEGVKISEKALRIIALNSEGFMRDAESMLGQVIAFSASSADKPGDKEISVEDIENILGIVDINLAIKFIDLLAKKNSSEALGFVDKFVNQGYDLVQFIESLINYSRKLMLLRVDKDLSKLIKEEISAEQLNTALRQSEEFSLAEISKMIDILLETLYRMKSSSFPQINMELAAVEICNR, from the coding sequence ATGGCGGAACTAGTGATTTATCGCAAATATAGACCTCAGAAATTTTCCGAGGTGATTGGCCAGGACCATGTTATAAAAACCCTGACCAGTGCTTTGAATGGCAATAAAGTTGCCCATGCTTATTTATTTGCCGGGCCACGCGGAACAGGCAAGACCACAGTGGCTCGGCTTCTGGCAAAAGCAGTGAATTGCCAGGACAATTTCAGTTTTGAGCCGTGCAACAAGTGCGAATCCTGTTTGGAAATTATGGAAAACAGGGCAATGGACTTAATTGAAATTGACGCTGCTTCAAACAGGGGAATTGATGAAGTCCGGGAATTAAGAGAAAGAATCAGATTTGCTCCGAGTCGCGGCAAATACAAAGTTTTTGTTATTGATGAAGCGCATCAATTAACTCCAGCTGCTTTTAACGCTCTATTAAAAACATTAGAAGAACCGCCTGCCCATGCCATCTTTATTCTTGCCACAACCGAAGCGCATAAAATGCTGCCAACCATTCTTTCGCGCGTCCAAAGATTTGATTTCAGAAAATTGTCTTTGTTGAATGTAATTAAAAAACTGGAAATGGTTGCTAAAAAAGAAGGGGTTAAAATCAGTGAGAAAGCATTAAGGATTATTGCTTTGAATTCTGAAGGGTTTATGCGGGATGCGGAAAGTATGTTGGGGCAGGTGATTGCGTTTTCCGCCTCATCGGCGGACAAGCCCGGCGATAAGGAAATTTCCGTAGAAGATATTGAAAATATTTTGGGCATTGTTGATATTAATCTGGCAATAAAATTTATTGATTTATTGGCAAAGAAAAATTCCAGCGAAGCCTTGGGCTTTGTTGATAAATTTGTGAATCAGGGATATGATTTAGTGCAGTTTATCGAGTCATTGATAAACTATTCTAGAAAATTGATGCTTTTAAGGGTTGATAAAGACCTTTCAAAACTGATAAAAGAAGAAATAAGCGCGGAACAGTTAAATACTGCATTAAGGCAGTCAGAAGAGTTTTCTTTGGCAGAAATTTCAAAAATGATTGATATTCTGCTTGAAACTTTATATCGCATGAAGAGTTCTTCTTTCCCGCAAATAAATATGGAATTAGCAGCAGTAGAGATTTGTAATAGGTAA